The Streptomyces sp. Alt3 genome has a segment encoding these proteins:
- a CDS encoding SGNH/GDSL hydrolase family protein, whose protein sequence is MARRIAAGAAYGGGSVGLIGAATVGLVLAEVQLAKRQVGGGKAPVPPSADGRYGVAFAGPTDPLRFVMLGDSTAAGQGVRRAGQTPGALLASGLAAVAERPVDLRNVALPGARSDDLERQVSLVLADPSGVPDVCAIMIGANDVTHRMPATQSVRCLSTAVRRLRTAGAEVVVGTCPDLGTIEPVYQPLRWLARRVSRQLAAAQTIGAVEQGGRTVSLGDLLGPEFEANPRELFGPDNYHPSAEGYATAAMAMLPTLCASLGLWPDSDHLDGSRREGILPVAKAASRAAREAGTEVTAARAPWALLKHRRRRRLPAHTEPVPHGDEGAGADEGPARGRASAAAWRWVDRGHLHRGNNTGGSHGNGTGGSHGNGTGGHHGNNAGD, encoded by the coding sequence GTGGCACGGCGGATCGCAGCGGGTGCGGCCTACGGGGGCGGCAGCGTCGGACTGATCGGCGCGGCGACGGTGGGCCTGGTGCTGGCCGAGGTGCAACTGGCGAAACGACAGGTGGGCGGGGGTAAGGCCCCCGTCCCGCCGAGCGCGGACGGACGGTACGGGGTGGCGTTCGCCGGCCCCACCGACCCATTGCGTTTCGTCATGCTGGGAGACTCGACGGCTGCCGGCCAGGGGGTGCGCAGAGCGGGCCAGACACCGGGGGCCCTGCTGGCGTCCGGACTCGCGGCGGTGGCCGAACGGCCGGTGGATCTTCGTAACGTGGCCCTGCCGGGTGCCCGGTCGGACGATCTGGAGCGTCAGGTCTCCCTGGTGCTGGCGGATCCGTCGGGGGTACCGGACGTCTGCGCGATCATGATCGGCGCGAACGACGTGACCCACCGGATGCCCGCGACGCAGTCGGTGCGCTGTCTGAGCACGGCGGTACGTCGGCTGCGCACCGCAGGCGCGGAAGTGGTGGTGGGCACCTGCCCCGATCTGGGCACGATCGAGCCGGTCTACCAGCCCTTGCGGTGGCTGGCCCGGCGGGTGAGCCGGCAGCTGGCGGCGGCCCAGACGATCGGAGCGGTCGAACAGGGCGGACGGACGGTCTCGCTGGGCGACCTGCTCGGTCCGGAGTTCGAGGCGAACCCGCGGGAGCTCTTCGGCCCCGACAACTACCACCCCTCGGCCGAGGGGTACGCGACCGCCGCGATGGCGATGCTGCCGACCCTGTGCGCGTCCCTCGGCCTCTGGCCGGATTCCGATCATCTGGACGGCTCGCGCCGGGAGGGCATCCTGCCGGTCGCCAAGGCGGCGTCCCGCGCCGCACGGGAAGCCGGCACGGAGGTGACGGCGGCGCGCGCCCCCTGGGCCCTGCTCAAGCACCGCAGGCGCAGGCGTCTGCCCGCCCACACGGAACCTGTGCCGCACGGGGACGAAGGGGCAGGCGCGGACGAGGGGCCGGCGCGCGGACGCGCATCGGCGGCGGCATGGCGGTGGGTGGACCGCGGCCACCTCCACCGCGGCAACAACACGGGCGGCAGTCACGGAAACGGCACAGGCGGCAGTCACGGGAACGGAACGGGCGGCCACCACGGGAACAACGCGGGAGACTGA
- a CDS encoding DUF4287 domain-containing protein: protein MSQVFSEETHRNLLSRIPHCTGRDIATWIRTVDEGPSLLRFEEKVSWLRGEHDLTYGHAKAIIHEYDLRRAARKLL from the coding sequence ATGTCTCAAGTCTTCTCCGAAGAAACCCATCGCAACCTGCTCTCCCGGATCCCCCATTGCACCGGCCGCGACATCGCGACCTGGATCCGCACCGTCGACGAGGGCCCCTCGCTCCTCCGCTTCGAGGAGAAGGTCAGCTGGCTGCGGGGCGAACACGACCTCACCTACGGGCACGCGAAAGCGATCATCCACGAGTACGACCTGAGACGAGCCGCACGAAAGCTCCTCTGA
- a CDS encoding acetyl-CoA C-acetyltransferase, translating into MPEAVIVSAARSPIGRAFKGSLKDVRADDLTATIIRTALAKVPELDPRDIDDLMLGCGLPGGEQGNNLGRIIAVQMGMDHLPGCTVTRYCSSSLQTSRMALHAIKAGEGDVFISAGVEMVSRFVKGNSDSLPDTHNPLFAEAEARTAARAEQEGTSWTDPREEGLVPDAYIAMGQTAENLARIKGVTRQDMDEFGVRSQNLAEEAIKNGFWEREITPVTTPDGTVVSKDDGPRAGVTLEGVQGLKPVFRPDGLVTAANCCPLNDGAAALVIMSDTKARELGLTPLARIVSTGVSGLSPEIMGYGPVEASKQALKRAGLTVDDIDLAEINEAFAAQVIPSYRDLGLPLDKVNVNGGAIAVGHPFGMTGARITGTLINSLQFHDKQFGLETMCVGGGQGMAMVIERLS; encoded by the coding sequence ATGCCCGAAGCCGTGATCGTCTCTGCTGCCCGTTCCCCCATCGGCCGGGCCTTCAAGGGGTCCCTCAAGGATGTGCGTGCGGACGACCTGACCGCGACCATCATCCGAACCGCACTGGCCAAGGTCCCCGAGCTGGACCCGAGGGACATCGACGACCTGATGCTCGGCTGCGGTCTCCCCGGCGGCGAGCAGGGCAACAACCTGGGCCGCATCATCGCCGTGCAGATGGGGATGGACCACCTTCCCGGCTGTACGGTCACCCGCTACTGCTCGTCCTCGCTCCAGACCAGCCGCATGGCGCTGCACGCCATCAAGGCCGGCGAGGGCGACGTCTTCATCTCCGCCGGCGTCGAGATGGTCTCCCGCTTCGTGAAGGGCAACTCCGACAGCCTGCCGGACACGCACAACCCGCTCTTCGCCGAGGCCGAGGCCCGCACCGCCGCCCGTGCTGAGCAGGAGGGCACGAGCTGGACCGACCCGCGCGAGGAGGGCCTCGTCCCGGACGCCTACATCGCGATGGGGCAGACCGCCGAGAACCTGGCCCGGATCAAGGGCGTCACCCGCCAGGACATGGACGAGTTCGGCGTGCGGTCGCAGAACCTCGCCGAGGAAGCCATCAAGAACGGCTTCTGGGAGCGCGAGATCACCCCGGTCACCACGCCGGACGGCACGGTCGTCTCGAAGGACGACGGCCCCCGCGCGGGCGTCACGCTGGAGGGCGTGCAGGGGCTGAAGCCGGTGTTCCGCCCCGACGGTCTCGTCACCGCGGCCAACTGCTGCCCGCTCAACGACGGTGCCGCCGCGCTCGTCATCATGTCGGACACCAAGGCCCGCGAGCTGGGCCTGACCCCGCTGGCCCGCATCGTCTCGACCGGCGTCTCCGGCCTCTCGCCCGAGATCATGGGCTACGGCCCGGTCGAGGCCAGCAAGCAGGCGCTCAAGCGCGCCGGGCTGACCGTCGACGACATCGACCTGGCCGAGATCAACGAGGCGTTCGCCGCCCAGGTCATCCCGTCCTACCGGGACCTCGGCCTGCCGCTGGACAAGGTCAACGTCAACGGTGGCGCGATCGCCGTCGGCCACCCCTTCGGCATGACCGGCGCCCGCATCACGGGCACGCTGATCAACAGCCTGCAGTTCCACGACAAGCAGTTCGGCCTGGAGACGATGTGCGTGGGCGGCGGCCAGGGCATGGCCATGGTCATCGAGCGGCTGAGCTGA
- a CDS encoding cystathionine beta-synthase produces the protein MQFHDSMISLVGNTPLVRLRNVSAGIQATVLAKVEYFNPGGSVKDRIALRMIEAAEQSGELEPGGTIVEPTSGNTGVGLAIVAQQKGYKCIFVCPDKVSTDKINVLRAYGAEVVVCPTAVDPEHPDSYYNVSDRLVRETPGAWKPDQYSNPNNPRSHYETTGPELWEQTEGRITHFVAGVGTGGTISGTGRYLKEISENRVQVVGADPEGSVYSGGSGRPYLVEGVGEDFWPSAYDRTVTDEIVAVSDKDSFQMTRRLAKEEGLLVGGSCGMAVVAALEVAKRLGPEDVVVVLLPDSGRGYMSKIFNDEWMADYGFLEDTGPSARVGAVLDFKEGPLPSLVHMHPEETVGDAIDVLREYGVSQMPIVKPGAGHPDVMAAEVIGSVVERELLDALFTQRATLQDPLEKHMSAPLPQVGSGEPVEDLMAVLSGGDGADAAIVLVEGKPTGVVSRQDLLAFLAKGSSAPKQ, from the coding sequence GTGCAATTCCACGATTCGATGATCAGTCTTGTCGGCAACACCCCGCTCGTCAGGCTGCGCAATGTGTCGGCAGGCATTCAGGCGACGGTCCTGGCCAAGGTCGAGTACTTCAACCCCGGCGGGTCGGTGAAGGACCGCATCGCGCTGCGCATGATCGAGGCCGCCGAGCAGAGCGGCGAGCTGGAGCCCGGCGGCACGATCGTGGAGCCGACCAGCGGCAACACGGGCGTGGGCCTGGCCATCGTCGCCCAGCAGAAGGGCTACAAGTGCATCTTCGTCTGCCCGGACAAGGTGTCCACGGACAAGATCAACGTTCTGCGCGCGTACGGCGCGGAGGTCGTCGTGTGCCCCACGGCCGTCGACCCGGAGCACCCGGACTCGTACTACAACGTCTCGGACCGCCTGGTCCGTGAGACGCCGGGTGCCTGGAAGCCCGACCAGTACTCCAACCCCAACAACCCGCGCTCGCACTACGAGACCACGGGCCCCGAGCTCTGGGAGCAGACGGAGGGGAGGATCACCCACTTCGTCGCGGGCGTCGGTACGGGCGGCACGATCAGTGGCACGGGCCGCTACCTCAAGGAGATCAGCGAGAACCGCGTGCAGGTCGTCGGCGCGGACCCGGAGGGTTCCGTCTACTCCGGCGGCTCGGGACGCCCGTACCTCGTGGAGGGCGTCGGTGAGGACTTCTGGCCGAGCGCCTACGACCGCACGGTCACGGACGAGATCGTCGCGGTCTCCGACAAGGACTCCTTCCAGATGACGCGGCGCCTCGCCAAGGAGGAGGGCCTCCTCGTCGGCGGCTCCTGCGGCATGGCCGTCGTGGCGGCACTGGAGGTCGCCAAGCGCCTCGGCCCCGAGGACGTGGTGGTCGTCCTGCTGCCGGACAGCGGCCGCGGGTACATGAGCAAGATCTTCAACGACGAGTGGATGGCCGACTACGGCTTCCTGGAGGACACCGGCCCGTCGGCCAGGGTCGGCGCCGTCCTCGACTTCAAGGAGGGGCCTCTCCCCTCGCTGGTCCACATGCACCCGGAGGAGACGGTCGGAGACGCCATCGACGTGCTCCGGGAGTACGGCGTCTCGCAGATGCCGATCGTGAAGCCGGGTGCCGGCCACCCCGACGTCATGGCCGCCGAGGTCATCGGTTCCGTGGTGGAGCGGGAGCTCCTGGACGCGCTGTTCACCCAGCGGGCCACGCTCCAGGACCCGCTGGAGAAGCACATGTCGGCCCCGCTTCCGCAGGTCGGCTCGGGAGAGCCGGTCGAGGACCTGATGGCCGTGCTCAGCGGCGGCGACGGTGCCGACGCGGCCATCGTCCTCGTCGAGGGCAAGCCGACGGGCGTCGTGAGCAGGCAGGACCTGCTGGCCTTCCTCGCGAAGGGCTCCTCGGCCCCGAAGCAGTGA
- a CDS encoding Bax inhibitor-1/YccA family protein translates to MRSSNPVFSRRGFSRDNGYAGFNAAPQAGAATAGTNPYAQGTANPYATNPYAQQDTQYGAPQAPARSGAMTIDDVVTRTAMTLGTVVLTAALSWALLPVDEASLGKSYGIAIGAALVAFVFAMIQSFKRKASPAIILAYAAFEGVFLGVISSAVSTYIGPGTVMQAVMGTMCVFAGVLIAYKMRWIRVTRRFYGFVMAAAMGFMLLMVVNLLFSVFGGGDGLGFRSGGLGILFGVIGIILGACFLALDFKQVEDGVNFGAPREEAWLAAFGLTMTLVWIYLEMLRLLSILNGDD, encoded by the coding sequence ATGAGGAGCAGCAACCCGGTCTTCTCGCGACGGGGGTTCAGCCGCGACAACGGCTACGCGGGCTTCAACGCGGCGCCGCAGGCCGGGGCCGCCACCGCGGGTACCAACCCGTACGCGCAGGGCACCGCCAACCCGTACGCGACGAACCCGTACGCCCAGCAGGACACCCAGTACGGCGCCCCGCAGGCGCCGGCGCGCTCCGGCGCGATGACGATCGACGACGTCGTCACGCGTACGGCCATGACGCTGGGCACCGTGGTGCTCACCGCCGCGCTCTCCTGGGCCCTGCTGCCGGTCGACGAGGCCAGTCTCGGCAAGTCGTACGGCATCGCGATCGGCGCCGCCCTGGTGGCGTTCGTCTTCGCGATGATCCAGTCGTTCAAGCGCAAGGCGTCGCCGGCGATCATCCTCGCGTACGCGGCCTTCGAGGGTGTCTTCCTCGGAGTGATCTCCAGCGCGGTCAGCACCTACATCGGCCCCGGCACGGTGATGCAGGCGGTGATGGGCACCATGTGTGTCTTCGCCGGTGTCCTCATCGCGTACAAGATGCGCTGGATCCGTGTCACGCGCCGTTTCTACGGCTTCGTGATGGCCGCGGCCATGGGCTTCATGCTCCTGATGGTGGTCAACCTGCTGTTCTCCGTGTTCGGCGGAGGTGACGGCCTGGGCTTCCGCAGCGGCGGCCTCGGCATCCTCTTCGGCGTCATCGGCATCATCCTCGGCGCGTGCTTCCTGGCTCTGGACTTCAAGCAGGTCGAGGACGGCGTCAACTTCGGCGCACCGCGCGAGGAGGCATGGCTGGCCGCCTTCGGCCTCACCATGACCCTGGTGTGGATCTACCTGGAGATGCTGCGCCTGCTCTCCATCCTCAACGGGGACGACTGA